One genomic region from Betaproteobacteria bacterium encodes:
- a CDS encoding DUF502 domain-containing protein yields MPIYAYKCSSCGNTQDVLQKMSAAALTDCPACGKSTYSKQVTAPQFQLKGSGWYVTDFKGGASVGKDSKPDSKTAPATADTKKGTTTDTKSETKADSGAASTAPLHARGFSIQFRAGKACRRVQRMIIKDHPVRKYLIAGLLVWIPLVITGWVLKLLIDLMDQSLLLLPASFKTEAWLGFHVPGMGVFLTVAIVLLTGVVAANFFGNKMLIWWDSVLQRIPIVRSIYGGVKQISDTLFSPEGKAFRKAVLVRYPQHDTWTVALLTGEPQHEVTDHLGRENYSVFVPTTPNITAGFFLIVPKSEVLELKMSVDEALKYIISMGVAEPPRPNPKQNPNHRNGAEMKKSGTDPNTKPL; encoded by the coding sequence ATGCCGATTTACGCGTACAAATGCTCGTCCTGCGGGAACACCCAGGATGTTTTGCAAAAAATGAGCGCCGCCGCGCTGACGGATTGCCCTGCCTGCGGCAAGTCCACATATTCGAAGCAAGTCACCGCGCCCCAGTTTCAACTGAAGGGCAGCGGCTGGTATGTGACGGATTTCAAAGGTGGCGCCAGCGTCGGGAAGGACAGCAAACCAGACAGCAAGACCGCGCCGGCCACCGCCGACACGAAGAAAGGAACCACCACCGATACCAAGAGCGAGACAAAGGCTGATTCGGGCGCCGCCAGCACGGCGCCCCTCCACGCCCGCGGCTTCTCCATCCAGTTCCGCGCCGGCAAAGCCTGTCGCCGCGTCCAGCGAATGATCATCAAGGATCATCCCGTGCGCAAATATCTGATCGCCGGCTTGCTTGTGTGGATCCCGCTGGTCATTACCGGCTGGGTGCTGAAGCTGCTTATCGATTTGATGGACCAGTCGCTGCTGCTATTGCCGGCCAGTTTCAAGACCGAAGCGTGGCTGGGGTTTCACGTACCGGGCATGGGCGTATTCCTGACCGTGGCCATCGTGCTGCTGACTGGCGTGGTCGCCGCCAATTTCTTCGGCAACAAAATGCTGATCTGGTGGGATTCGGTGCTGCAACGCATCCCGATCGTGCGCTCGATCTACGGTGGCGTGAAACAGATTTCCGACACGTTGTTTTCGCCCGAGGGCAAGGCGTTTCGCAAAGCCGTACTGGTGCGCTACCCGCAGCACGACACGTGGACAGTGGCGCTGCTGACGGGCGAGCCGCAACATGAAGTGACCGACCACCTTGGCCGCGAAAATTATTCGGTCTTCGTGCCCACCACCCCGAACATCACGGCCGGATTTTTTCTGATCGTGCCCAAGTCGGAAGTGCTCGAACTGAAGATGAGCGTGGACGAGGCGCTGAAATACATTATTTCCATGGGTGTCGCTGAGCCGCCGCGGCCCAATCCAAAACAAAATCCCAATCACCGCAACGGGGCCGAGATGAAAAAATCCGGCACCGACCCCAATACGAAGCCGTTGTAA
- a CDS encoding ROK family protein, with amino-acid sequence MFRLGIDLGGTKIEIIALDAAGQERYRQRVATPQGDYAATVEAIVQLVRLAETALSAEGSVGIATPGAVSRVTGRIKNANSTCLNGQPMVEDLQRAMQREIRIANDANCFALSEAIDGAGADADVVFGVILGTGVGGGVVINRQVLTGANAIAGEWGHNPLPIFSPSNTSTELPGHACYCGKRGCIESWLSGPGLAKHFLEDTGRALTAEQIVEQAATDPRCETALQAYEDRLARGLATIINVLDPDVIVLGGGLSDVARWYDAVPRRWTQYVFSDHVATKLLPPKFGASSGVRGAAWLWNDEQKLTKE; translated from the coding sequence ATGTTCCGGCTCGGTATTGACCTGGGTGGCACCAAGATCGAAATCATCGCCCTCGACGCGGCGGGACAGGAACGCTATCGTCAGCGTGTCGCTACGCCGCAAGGCGACTATGCGGCGACGGTTGAGGCGATCGTTCAATTGGTGCGCCTAGCGGAAACTGCGCTCAGCGCCGAGGGAAGCGTCGGTATCGCTACACCGGGGGCGGTATCCCGCGTGACCGGCCGGATCAAGAATGCCAACTCCACCTGCCTCAACGGCCAGCCAATGGTGGAAGACTTGCAGCGCGCCATGCAGCGCGAAATTCGCATTGCCAACGACGCCAATTGCTTTGCGTTATCCGAGGCTATCGATGGCGCCGGGGCCGATGCCGACGTCGTATTCGGCGTCATATTGGGCACCGGAGTCGGCGGTGGTGTCGTGATCAATCGACAGGTGCTGACGGGTGCAAATGCCATCGCCGGCGAATGGGGGCACAATCCGCTGCCGATATTTTCCCCATCAAATACCTCGACCGAATTGCCGGGACACGCCTGCTATTGCGGCAAACGCGGATGCATTGAATCCTGGCTCTCGGGACCTGGATTGGCGAAACATTTTCTTGAAGATACCGGACGTGCGCTCACGGCCGAGCAGATCGTTGAGCAAGCCGCAACAGACCCACGATGCGAAACGGCGCTGCAAGCTTATGAGGACCGCCTCGCACGCGGTCTTGCGACCATCATCAACGTGCTTGATCCGGACGTCATCGTGCTGGGTGGGGGACTTTCTGATGTCGCGCGCTGGTACGATGCCGTGCCGCGCCGGTGGACGCAATACGTTTTTAGTGATCACGTTGCGACCAAGCTGCTGCCACCGAAATTCGGCGCGAGCAGCGGCGTGCGCGGCGCGGCGTGGTTGTGGAATGATGAACAAAAACTTACCAAGGAATAG
- a CDS encoding isoaspartyl peptidase/L-asparaginase, whose amino-acid sequence MTIALIVHGGAGSWRPGSDDDAINGTTIAVAAGRKILEAGGSALDAACAAAVVLEDNPIFNAGTGAVLNFDGFVEMDACVMLSDASQIGAVSAIQRVKNPILVARQVMEQTDHVMLAGDGAQRFARVMGHADHDPITPARKADWQDKRAKLEVAVGKGGKGAMKIRDFLMRHPEYAGGTIGAVALDSRGILCACTSTGGVTMKLVGRVGDTPLPGCGTYASKLAASSATGTGEYVIRALACRQISDNVEKGMGLKAAIDAVLDGLGRDFDADVGFIGIDANGNAIGAHRTPHMPHAWFSGSSEIVARMRA is encoded by the coding sequence ATGACCATTGCCTTGATCGTCCACGGCGGCGCGGGGAGCTGGCGGCCCGGCTCGGATGACGACGCCATCAACGGCACAACGATTGCGGTCGCGGCGGGCCGCAAAATTCTTGAAGCGGGCGGCAGCGCGCTCGATGCGGCCTGTGCCGCCGCTGTGGTGCTGGAAGACAATCCCATCTTCAATGCGGGCACCGGTGCGGTACTCAACTTCGATGGCTTCGTTGAAATGGATGCGTGTGTGATGTTGTCCGACGCGTCACAGATCGGCGCGGTGTCGGCCATCCAGCGGGTGAAGAATCCGATTCTCGTCGCGCGGCAGGTGATGGAGCAGACCGACCACGTGATGCTCGCGGGCGACGGTGCCCAGCGTTTCGCGCGCGTGATGGGGCACGCGGACCATGACCCAATCACCCCCGCGCGCAAGGCCGACTGGCAGGACAAGAGAGCGAAGCTGGAAGTGGCGGTCGGCAAGGGTGGGAAGGGAGCGATGAAGATTCGCGATTTCCTGATGCGCCATCCCGAATATGCCGGCGGCACGATTGGCGCGGTGGCGCTGGATTCACGCGGCATCCTGTGCGCATGTACCTCGACCGGCGGCGTGACCATGAAGCTCGTCGGGCGCGTCGGCGACACGCCATTACCAGGATGCGGGACGTATGCGTCGAAGCTCGCGGCATCGTCGGCAACCGGCACGGGTGAATACGTGATTCGCGCGCTGGCCTGCCGGCAGATTTCCGATAACGTCGAGAAAGGCATGGGCCTCAAGGCGGCGATCGACGCCGTACTCGATGGCCTCGGCCGGGATTTCGATGCGGATGTCGGCTTTATCGGCATTGATGCAAACGGCAATGCCATCGGTGCACACCGGACACCACACATGCCGCACGCGTGGTTCTCCGGGTCGTCGGAGATTGTCGCGAGAATGAGGGCGTAG
- the aspS gene encoding aspartate--tRNA ligase, whose protein sequence is MRTNYCGFIDKQYLGQQVTLFGWAHRRRDHGGVIFIDLRDREGLVQVVIDPDTAAAFQTADKTRTEFVLKVIGKVRPRPDGTINTNLKSGEIEVLASDVEILNASLTPPFMIDDDNINEEVRLKYRYLDLRRDVMQKNLRMRYRIAMAVRQYLDAQGFIDIETPFLYKSTPEGAREFLVPSRIHDGSFYALPQSPQLFKQLLMVAGFDRYYQIVKCFRDEDLRADRQPEFTQIDIETSFLTEREIQDIMEGLVKAMWKAGVGVDLPDFPRITYADAMAKYGSDKPDLRVKLELTELTDIVKDSGFKVFVDAANAKGGKVAALCLTGGNTMFARKELDDLATFAAIYGAKGLAYIKVNDATKLSAEGLQSPIVKFLSEETLGKILAACNAKTGDIIFFCADKTKVVYDTLGALRMKLGHEKGFADGGYKPVWVVDFPAYEYDEENQRYASAHHPFTAPKDEHIALMDTDPSKVLAKAYDVAMNGWELGGGSVRIHNPELQQKQFKVLGISPEDQRAKFGFLLDALEYGAPPMGGIAFGLDRSVTMMCEKWDSIRDVIAFPKTQRGQDLMIDTPSQVTDKQLRELHIKLRND, encoded by the coding sequence ATGAGAACCAACTACTGCGGCTTCATCGACAAGCAATACCTCGGACAACAAGTCACGCTGTTCGGCTGGGCGCACCGGCGTCGCGACCACGGCGGCGTGATCTTCATCGATCTGCGCGACCGCGAAGGCCTGGTGCAAGTGGTCATCGACCCGGACACCGCGGCGGCGTTTCAGACGGCCGACAAGACCCGCACGGAATTCGTGCTGAAAGTCATCGGTAAGGTTCGCCCACGCCCGGACGGCACCATCAACACCAACCTGAAAAGCGGCGAGATCGAAGTACTGGCTTCGGACGTGGAAATACTCAACGCCTCGCTGACCCCGCCGTTCATGATCGATGACGACAACATCAACGAGGAAGTGCGTCTCAAGTATCGCTATCTCGATCTGCGCCGTGACGTGATGCAAAAGAACCTGCGCATGCGCTATCGCATCGCCATGGCGGTGCGTCAATATCTGGATGCGCAGGGCTTCATCGATATCGAAACGCCGTTCCTCTACAAATCGACGCCCGAAGGCGCGCGCGAATTTCTGGTGCCGTCGCGCATCCACGACGGCAGTTTCTACGCGCTGCCGCAATCGCCGCAGCTGTTCAAGCAATTGCTGATGGTGGCGGGTTTTGATCGTTACTACCAGATCGTGAAATGTTTCCGCGACGAAGATTTGCGCGCCGATCGCCAGCCGGAGTTCACACAGATCGATATCGAAACCTCATTCCTCACCGAGCGCGAAATCCAGGACATCATGGAAGGCCTGGTGAAGGCGATGTGGAAAGCCGGCGTCGGCGTGGACCTGCCTGACTTCCCGCGCATCACCTATGCGGACGCGATGGCGAAGTACGGTTCGGACAAGCCTGATCTGCGCGTGAAACTGGAACTGACCGAGCTGACCGACATCGTCAAGGACTCCGGATTCAAGGTGTTTGTCGATGCCGCCAACGCCAAGGGCGGCAAGGTTGCCGCGCTGTGCCTCACGGGCGGCAACACCATGTTCGCCCGCAAGGAACTCGATGACCTCGCCACCTTCGCCGCGATTTACGGCGCGAAAGGGCTCGCTTACATCAAGGTCAACGACGCGACCAAACTCAGCGCCGAAGGCCTGCAATCGCCGATCGTGAAATTCCTGTCCGAGGAAACGCTCGGCAAGATTCTCGCGGCATGTAACGCCAAGACCGGCGACATCATTTTCTTCTGCGCCGACAAAACCAAGGTGGTGTACGACACGCTGGGCGCGCTGCGCATGAAGCTCGGTCACGAAAAAGGCTTTGCCGACGGCGGCTACAAACCGGTGTGGGTGGTGGATTTTCCGGCGTACGAATACGACGAGGAAAACCAGCGCTACGCTTCCGCGCATCACCCGTTCACCGCGCCAAAGGACGAGCATATCGCGCTGATGGATACCGATCCTTCCAAGGTGCTGGCCAAGGCTTACGACGTGGCAATGAACGGCTGGGAACTCGGCGGCGGCTCGGTGCGGATCCACAATCCCGAATTGCAGCAGAAGCAATTCAAGGTGCTGGGCATTTCACCCGAAGATCAACGCGCCAAGTTTGGTTTCCTGCTTGATGCCCTCGAGTACGGCGCACCGCCGATGGGCGGCATCGCCTTCGGCCTGGATCGCTCGGTGACGATGATGTGCGAAAAGTGGGATTCGATCCGCGACGTGATCGCGTTCCCGAAAACGCAGCGCGGCCAGGATTTGATGATCGACACGCCGTCGCAGGTGACGGACAAGCAGTTGCGGGAGTTGCATATCAAGTTGCGGAACGATTAG
- a CDS encoding polyphosphate kinase 2 family protein: MAKTSESSSIKNIRPIIANGKTTLASIDTASTCGFKGDKDATIALLTQLNAQLVELQNVLYAEHKHKVLVVLQAMDTGGKDGVIRKVFSGVNPQGVDIASFKAPTAEELDHDYLWRVHARVPAKGQIVVFNRSHYEDVLITRVHGWIDDRTAKRRLRQINDFEAMLVEEGTIIVKFFLHISKGEQKQRLQDRLDDAGKTWKFNPGDLAEREKWDDYQRAYEAAINATSSPHAPWYVVPADRKWVRDLYVSSVLVSVLSNLKMRYPDPPPGLDKIVIK, encoded by the coding sequence ATGGCAAAAACTTCCGAATCCTCCAGCATCAAGAACATTCGCCCGATCATCGCGAACGGCAAGACTACGCTGGCGAGCATCGATACGGCGTCGACCTGCGGTTTCAAGGGCGACAAGGACGCGACCATCGCACTGCTCACGCAACTGAACGCGCAGCTGGTGGAATTGCAGAACGTGCTATATGCCGAGCACAAGCACAAGGTGCTGGTGGTCTTGCAAGCGATGGATACCGGCGGTAAGGATGGCGTGATTCGCAAGGTATTTTCCGGCGTCAATCCGCAAGGCGTGGACATCGCGAGCTTCAAGGCGCCGACCGCCGAGGAGTTGGATCACGATTACCTGTGGCGCGTGCATGCGCGCGTGCCGGCCAAGGGCCAGATCGTCGTATTCAACCGCAGCCACTACGAGGATGTGCTCATCACGCGCGTGCACGGCTGGATCGATGACCGCACCGCGAAACGGCGCTTGCGGCAGATCAACGATTTCGAGGCGATGCTGGTTGAAGAAGGCACGATCATCGTCAAATTCTTCCTGCACATTTCCAAAGGCGAGCAAAAGCAACGGCTACAGGATCGCCTGGACGACGCCGGAAAAACCTGGAAATTCAATCCGGGCGATTTGGCCGAGCGCGAAAAATGGGACGACTACCAGCGCGCCTATGAAGCCGCCATCAATGCCACCTCGAGTCCGCACGCGCCGTGGTATGTCGTGCCGGCGGATCGCAAATGGGTACGCGACCTATATGTATCTTCGGTGCTGGTGAGCGTACTGAGCAACCTGAAAATGCGGTATCCGGACCCACCGCCTGGGCTCGACAAAATCGTGATTAAATAA